The sequence CACTAACCCTTGTACTAGACATGATATATACTATCACTCTGTCAGCACAACTGACTGGCCGACCATCAACAACTAGTAATGCTGTAATTATGGTTACCGGCTTACACCCTGTAATAACAGCTGCTATTAATACTGGACATAAGTCATCATTTGGATCTGCTGAAGACATAATGTTAGACACTTCTCCATCACTGGGATTATTAAGTGATCAGATATACCAATACTCTTGGCATTGTGGTACTTGTGGACCGCTATCTGACAGTTTTTCAAGATCCACCTCATCTGTTACCCTACCAGCTGGTTCACTACTTCCTGGTAACTACCAGTTCACAGTTACCATATCTCATATCAGTAGTGGGCTGATGTCTACTGCACATACTATAGTAGAAGTGGTCAGTCATGAAGTAATACCGTCAGTGAGGGTCATGTTGCCAAACCAGTGGAATAGCTTGGCAGCAAATGATAAGATTGTAGTAAGGGCATCAATATCTGTTCCTAGCACAGCAACCGTGGAATGGTCAACTGTAAATGTACAGAGCTCAGgtacgtgtgtatgtacatgcatatgtaactatgaagctatctatctatctatatacGTACTGTGCTATATTTAGCTCTGTTAGTAATAGTTCCAGAACGGAGCTCCAATTTTCTTTGTGGTTTCCATTGTGGTGCAGTTCCTACTTAGCATGTTGTTTACTGTTATTTTAGCACTTCACTATCTCACatcacacatacatgcacataccATAATTGTTGTTGTTTACTACTCACAGGATACGATCACATGCCAATTGATGACACATTTGCAAGTACACCAAAAACTTATTCAGCAGTTTCTCGCAGTCATGTCTCAACATTAGAAGAAAATGTCAACCTATCATCAATACTGATCACCTCTAGTGTAGGGAGTGAAGCCAGCAATGAAATATCACTAACCATTAACCCTTCTGTGCTGAGGTCAGGTGTTAGCTATCGATTACGGCTCAATGCTACCACAGAAGATGGCAATAGTAGTATAACTGAGGTTGACATTATGACTGATAGCCAGCCAACATCAGGGAGACTAACAATCACTCCCAATACAGGGATGCCATTAGATACTGTATTCACAATTACTGGTGTAGACTGGACTGATGACTATGGGGATCCCCCTTTACTTTATCAGTTTGGTTTTCGGTTTTCATCAGAGTCTACCACTAGGATCTACTGGTTGACTAGTATAAGAGCTAGCAGTCAAATCAATACAATTCTTCCTATAGCCGCAAATGGTGGTATTGTGCTGGTTATTAGAGTGTATGATAGTTCAGCAGCCTATGTAACATATGAGATGCCCTTCACTGGCATAATAACAACTAACATGAATTATAATGCTGTATCATTAGTGAACTCAGTACGAGGACAAGTTATCGAAAATGGGCAAGTTGTCCAGGGTCTTGCTGGTCTTACAGCAATCATAGCTAGTGTGAATGAGTTTGGGACAAGTAGATTTACTAATGAAGCCACTTTCAGAACTACTGCTATTGACTTTCTGCTAACAATGCGTTCAAAGGTAGCACCGACCAAGCCTTCACTGAATCAGATATTATTTTTAATGGAACATGTCATGTCAGGAATGAGTTTTGAAACCATCACTCAACAACAAGTGGCAACCTTCCTGGAATACATTGTTAGCCAATATAACTCATATCAGGAAGGATACACATTCTCTACTCCTGGTTTCAGTACTGATGAAGCCTCTGCAGTGTTTGTATTATATGGTAGGATGTTAGGAGGATCTTCAACAAGACTTCAGCAGAATCAAATAGCTTCATCATATGTGAGTATTTTAGATAAACTGGACTATGGCCTGTGTCGTCAGTTGGGTCTTAATGAAGAGACTGTACTAATAGAAGAGAGTTTTGGGTCACTGAAATTATCACGCTACACTCCAGCCCACCAGTTAACAGCAGCTTGTGATAATGACATCAATGACATGTGCCCATTCTCACAACAAGGAACAGTGGATATCGATTTTGGTACCACTTTATTTAACTGGTATATATCGTGGCAGTGTGAAGCTGGCAGCTCATTGTGCTCGGGTGTGTGTATAGCTTCTGCACAGCTACGGAGGAACATCTTCTGGACTGGAGACCCCTACCTACCACATGCCAAATCACCATCACTATCTCTACTTGTTATCAACCCAAGGGATGGTGGTATTGAAGTGGTAGAGAGCTTAGCAGACCCCATACAGTTCAGGTTTCCGTTCACCGCATCCAACTCAAGTACACAGTGTGTGTTTTGGAATGTGATGAGCGATAGGTGGTCAAGTGATGGCTGCAGTACTACAGTGGTAAGTGATACTGTTTGTGAGGTCTCAAGATGCACAAGTGTGCATAAATATGTGGTAATTATTTTATCTTTGAGGAAATGTACACTGAGTTGCATTTACTATTGCACACCATCAAACTTGCCGTTCTGTATTAACTATTAATGTTGCTGTTATGACTTCATTTATCGGCTATCCCTCTAGGAGGCAGACAAGATTTTGTGCTCATGTGATCATCTTAGTGACTTCACTGTACTAGCCGTGTGTCCTagtggttactatggtaaccaGTGTCAATTCACATGTCCCACTGGTCGCTATGGAAATGAGTGTGCTAGCAGGTGTACCTGCAGTAATGGGGACTGTTCCCCAGTGGATGGAACATGTGACTGTTATCCAGGTTATACTGGGTCAACTTGTAATGCAGGTTTGTGTATAAGACATGCATACACCCTTAGTAGCTAACTATCTACTGTTGCCAGCTTAAACATTACACTGTTCCATTGATCACATGTAGAAATCCTACCATTGTTTTGTTGACAGTGTAGCCATGACAACTGGATTACAGGGGGTCTTACCACTTCATACACACATGAATGTTGTTACATAAAGGAATTATATACTCCATTAACTTTATCACTACAGCTCATGACCAGCCACAATTGACTGTAGAGCATATCACGATGACCATTAAACTAGTTATTCAAAACATTGTCAGGATCAAAGCATTTTAAATATTTATATTTAATGAGGTGGTCATAATGCATCAGCCATGATATCAGCATAACAGTATAAACAGCCTGTAGAGGTTTGGGTGGTTATACTGTTATAGATTGAGTTGATGATATCTCTCACAGATATTTGCTAACTATAATGTCAGCAATAACCACATAGTTGTAGTTTCATGTCATGTTGTTGTGTTACATACAGAGTGTCCTGAGGGTATTTATGGCCAGGACTGTCAGCAGCAGTGTAGGTGTATGAATGGTGCAGATTGTAATCATGTGGATGGGTCATGTCGGTGTACTGGAGGCTGGACTGGCGTATTTTGTGCAGCAAGTGAGTACCCAATTATGTAGCTCCATAAGAACACTATAATAGGATGCACCTTCATGAAATTTGGTTCCAAAAACTCCACTtaatgaaagtaactggcactTTTTCATTAATACATCTAATTTGTTGGTCTCAAATTTCTCTGATACAATTCTACTGTTATTACACCATTATTGAGTATATCACCTCATCTGTTACTCCTTGTAGCATGTCCTCAGGGAAGATATGGAGCAAACTGTGGTCAAACATGTACCTGTCGTGATGATGCAGAGTGTCACCATATCACTGGAGCTTGCTCATGTCAACCAGGCTACATGGGAGATGATTGTAGACAAGGTATGCTATATACATCTCAGTTGTAATGGTAGTGTTAACATATTAGAATGTGCCAATGGCACATATGGTGAAGGCTGTAGTCGTCAGTGTTCGTGTGATGAAGAAGGCACTGCATCATCAACCTGTCATCATATCAATGGTCCAACATGTGTCTGTTACCCGGAATACACTGGACTACTATGCCAAACAAGTGAGTCATGTATTATTGAGCACATGTGAAGAACAGACTGATTTAACCACACTATTTAAAAACAAAATGACCCTATTAACCATCCCATTGTAACTTCAGAGAAATGCCAACCATATAAACCATTACAGaacaaaaattaatatatagctactgagcTACATACTCAATTCATTAATTTTGCTTTTcagtatgcatatgtacattaAATATTATGGCGAATTTACTTAAAGTCATGGCAGTAAACACAATAGACAGTACTAGATTTAGAAATGTGTTCTTTATTATTTTAAATTCCTTTTTCACCTAGAAAGAAAAATGCACAGTTCAAACAAGCCATGTCATTGGGGTATTATCAATTGGTGGCACTGGATAAACAGCAAATATAGCACAAACGTACAATCAGTTTCATTGCCATATTCATGACTCCATTAGATGACAAGTAAAAAGCCATACAATCACAAAGTCACTTTGAAAATTTATAATATGGTCATGGAAGTAGCTAGCCAACTATCACAGTGGTCAGTAGTCTGCACTTATGGAAGGGATTTGTCATGCTTAAGCCATCAGGTGTATTATTAATAACATATTAattgtgtttatttatattactAATAGATACTGTCCTTCCGTCACCGACCCCAACACCAACATCCACCTCAAGCAGCTTCCCCATTGCACTAGCCATTATACCCATCCTCATACTCCTCATTATAATACTGATAATAGTGATCATAGTAGTTCACTGGAGGTGGAAGAAGCACCATAGTGGAAAGATGAAGATAGTTCCAATTGAAGAGGGACACAGTCAGGAACTTGTTAAAAAACCAAAGGAAGGAGAGAAGAGTTGTGaggatgaagatgatgatgggATCACTATTACTAAAACCACATCTTTAACTGTAATAGTACCAGCAGGTAGGTGTGCTGTAACAGCTTATGTGTACATTAATTATACATTATACAATGATTAACTGCAGGTGCTAAGTTACAAGACATCTTTACGGAAAGTCAGCCAGGAACATTGTCTGCTTTCAAGGAGCCATTAGAAATGGGTGGCAAGTTTCGTTGGCAAATAATTCACATCAAAGAGAAGAACAAAAGAGATAGTCCAGCAAATATTGACATGTCTGGTAGCCAAGAGAATTTGACTGCTGAAGATACAGGTATTgtcaatcaccctaatagaacacacacatatatggtAAAAAAATGATGTGCTATTTTAGATGAAAAAGAGCTGGCACTTAAACAGGTCCCCTACCATCAAGGAGTGTATACTGACCCAGATGCATCACTGAGAGATGTGCGTGACATGTTTCTGGAGACTGGCCAACTGGAATCAGATCAGCTAATATTCCAATTCCTGGATCCCAATTCACATAACAGGTTGTACAGTGTTGAAGAAGAGGAAGTTATCACGTTGGACAGTATGGAGTTGTCTGCTGGGAAACTGCCTCAAACTTTGTTCATTAAGTCCATTCCAGATTCAAGTAAGTTATTAAACAACACAAGCTGCTTTCTAAAGGCAGACTTGAGCTATTTACTTGTAATACAAAGTCTTTAATGAAAATTTATGATGTTTACTTCGCTGTTGTTGTTTATTCAGAGGAATCAAGGCTGGACTTCTGTTTGTGTGGACGAGTGGCCGAATTTGAGTGCACAGACTGTGGAAACAGAGGATACTGTAGCGTTGACTGCCAACAAGATGACTGGCATAAGCACATGCTGATATGTAAGAAGCAGCGACGAAAGAAGAAACAgaacaaaaagaagaaaaagaagggTCCTTACCAGCTGCGCAGTCCTGATCcaaccatgtgtgtgtgtggagctCCAGCAGAGATGGAGTGCTCACAATGTGGAGTACAAGGGTATTGTAGTGAAGAGTGTCAGATAGCTGACTGGGATGAGCATCAATTGTACTGTGAAGCACAGGCCTCCAGCAaaccagccacacccactaataaAAGGTACCTTTTAAAACACAGTTATGAGCCAGGAAGAGTGTATTTGCTTGTGAAATTGCTATATATAAGCCCAACTAGCCATACAATACTTTTTTATTGTAGCATCAAGGATGAGGAGCCACCATCAAAAGCAGCAGACATCAAACAGGATGGTTCCATTACAAGTATAGCATCAGTAGATGACAAGGAAGACACAATGGTTGACAAGGAAGATGAAACAGAAGACAAGCCAGACAGTAATGAAGCTGAAAAGTCAAAGGAAGGATCAACACAATCCTTACTTAATGACGATGAAGTGTAACTATGTAATTGCATCACACCTTCACAAGTATACTGTTCttttgtatatgtgtgtgtctAGCATACAAGCTAGAATAATATTTCATATTGTAAATTAACAATCAAAGAATTAAAAACATTATAATGTCGGGGGGTGCTTTTGGATGTCACCTAATGGCTGAAGGCCTCTCTTCTTACTAGAGATTTTCTTATCAACTTTCTCAACAATTGACTGTTCTTTCTTATCTTGCATTGGCCGCACCGTGCAGGTAACGTTGAGTGATTCTAACTTATTGGGACGACGTATGAAGTTTGGATCACTAATCACCTGACCGTCAACTTTATGTATGACGGCTGCACTAAAGTTATTAGAAGCAACACCCACATTAGTCGCTGAATGCTTGCCATGGTCCTTAGTACTTAACAACTCAGCTGCCCTCTTTGGTTTGAAGTATGTTGACTCCTCAATTCCTTGTAGTCTACCAAGGCTCTTGTCTTCTGTGGGAGAGTCATAAACACTTGGTCGAATTAAGTCACTTCCAGTTTGTGAAGCAGCACTGTTTGGTGATCTACTAGGAGAGACCACTCCTTTTGTGAGTGTGGGACTGGAATTTGATGGGGTTAGACCACCAGGTAAATTATTCTTGATCAATGTCAACTTGGGCATGATCCATTGTTCTGTGTCCTCATCCCACTTTGACTCACTGATCACCTTATCAATGTAATAGTAGTTACAGTCTCTCCTCAGACAAGGGACAACACTGTAGATGATCTGCTCCTGGAGTTTGAGCTGTTTATTCTGCTTGCGGATTATATCCAGCAAATCTTCTCGCTCTTCTTGAAATTCATGCTGTAGATCTTTGGTGTCTTCTTCGGCTGTTTTACGTCGCTGGATCTCTCGCTCAAGACACTTGTTCTTTTCTGACAGTTCCTCTGTTACACTGCTAAATATTCTCAGGAATATTTCATCTGATTCATCACTGTCAAGTGTTGCATTAGTATTTTGCATGGCCTCTCTCCTGTCATCAGCTTTTTGTTTACGTTGGTCAAGTTCTTGTTTCAGAGCAGTGTTGGTAGCTCCCTCTCCTCCCACCAGACTCAGCTCCAGTTCTTGCAAGCGTTGTTTTAGTGCTTCTACCTCATCTGATGATGTCTGTGTGAATTGTTGCAACACGTATCTACATGTATTACTTGCATACACAATTGTGTACATGGTAAAACATTGGTGTGCTTGAAAGCATACAGGGAATGTGCAAATACAGCatttatgtagctactgtatatatacaccTTATAGCTGATATTTTTGAGGAGGGaaatttttttgtggattgCCACCATCCAAATTTCGAGGAGGGAATTTTCACTTATTCAGGGTTTATAGTATGGAGACAATGCCAAGCTGCAAATTTctatgggggggggggaggggggtttgTGGATATCTGACAATCCGCGAAAATCGCAACCCTTGAAAAAATAACAGCTATACAGTATTGTatcagtatgtgtgtgtgtgtgtgcgtgtgtgtgtgtgtgtgtgtgtgtgtgtacccgCATGCAGTGTGTGTTGTGGGCACATCattgataaatgggcgtggctccacagaCATGACCTGGTTTCAATCCTGATGTACACAATTACTGCAAGACCACTCAAAACACATACCTGGCTGGCTTCCCTGCTAACACTACTACTAGTAGCAATGGTGGTATGGCTGGCAGCCTCACTAGGTCGTCTCTCGTGTACTTGTGACTGTCCATCCAGTGGTGGTCTGTCCATTGGTAGTGGCTGAACTGGTTTCTCCAGTGTCTGTACTGTTCTATCTAGTGGCTGAACTGGTCTATCTAGTGGCTGAACTGGTCTATCTAGTGGCTGAAGAGGTTTGTCTAGTGGTTTTACTGGTCCATCCAGTGGATGTTGATATGGAGCAGCAGAAACCTGTGGGGTGATAGTGTACCATCAATTAATATAATGTACAATACCATATTTAGTAGGTTATAATAAATGGCACAGATTGTGTACCAGCAATTTAACTACAGTATATGTCCCTGTTCACAGTAACCCTACCATTGTATGTATTGCATATATGTAAGGACACCTGACACCTGTCCAGGATCACATTTCATTGTATTAGTGTAGACACATTAGACCCTTACAGGACAGGCCACCTCACTACTAATAAGGACATGGTATCAAGGAGTCCAGAATAGAGAAGTCTAATAATGAGTTCGATTATATTGTCTTCAGTGACCAACATGTGgtacatactatagtgtaaCTCTAATAGAAGGACCAATCTATTGTATAGCATTGCTGGTTTTCAGCCTACATGATACTATTATAGCTAGAAGTAAGCCACAATATGCAATAGCATAGAATATCATTAAATAGGCTAAGAGTCTCTCCTGTCACGTACCTACCATAAGGTAGAAAGTTCTGAGGGACAAACTTTTCAAGACTCAAATTCACTGAACACTTTGATATTTGCCAAAATAATTTTTGAAGGATTCAATGCATTACGCATTGAGGTAGAAATTCTCCATGGAATTAGTATATAAACTGTAAATGACATGTCTACCACTATAACCATGCAGTATTGATGTACATATACAAGATACAAAGTATCCACTATCAAGTAACAATCACATTTGTACAACAATTCACCTGCAACATAGCTGCATCATTCAGGTCAGCTAATTGCTGCTCGTATGCCTCTCTGGTATTCTTAAGCTCCTCTTGTAGTTGGATACTGTTCTGTTGTTCTGTAGTGTATTGCATAGTCAATTGTGATATCCTGGCCTCATATTCCTGACGTATCTTCTCCCGCTCTTGCTCGAAGTCCAGCGTATGGAGAGGAGGGGCTCCTGCAACCTGGTTAATAGCAACCACTCCTCCTGTTGTAAAACAACACAAGTATAATTCTTTGGCTTCACTGTATGACGATATACCAATTATAACAACCGAGGATTTGAGGAAATAAGACATAGTTGAAAATCAATAATGATTTATGCATGTTTGCTGACCTGCACCAGTTAAAGTTGCTGGGATTTCCACTCCCTCTCCTTGTAGCAATCTCTTCAACTGAGCAATCTCTTCTTGGTACTGCCTCAGTAGGGCATCACGAGGGTCTTCATTGATTTTTGGTTTGTTCTTAATATTCTTAGCTCTGTTAGCATAACGTAGTGTACTGAGGGTCTCATCATAGTTGTTATCAGCAGGACTAATACAGGCTACCATCAGTGTCTTAGTATTGCCACCCAGGGATGACTGCAGTAGACGGGTCAACTTAGAATCACGGTAAGGAATGTGTTTTGATTTGCCATCCACAAGTGCAGATATTACATTACCAAGGGCAGAAAGAGATAGGTTGATTTTAGTAGCTTCTTTTAGTCTTTCTCCAGTTGATCCTGTTTTTGACTGTCTTTCACTGCCAGCCAAGTCAACAAGGTTGAGCTTGCCAGCACGAATGTGCTCCTTCTTCTTTGAGCCACTGCCTGCAGCAGGTGGAGAAGCCATCTCAACATCAATTGTAAACATGGAATGAGACCGAGATGAGTCAACATTCATTAATGTAGCTCCGACCGAACGATTCTTACTACCTACATCCATGACGTGCTCTAAGTCTTGTACATTTGACACCT comes from Dysidea avara chromosome 4, odDysAvar1.4, whole genome shotgun sequence and encodes:
- the LOC136254251 gene encoding osmotic avoidance abnormal protein 3-like — its product is MSGEAVRVVVRCRPSNQREHDLNCEMIVDMEPSISQVQLRKPDSSEQQPKSFTFDGVYYVESTTHQLYEEVGFPLVGGVLEGYNGTVFAYGQTGCGKSFTMMGPPSPEEQKGIIPRAFGHIFDHISVTEGTKFLVHASYLEIYNEEVRDLLGKDAKRKLDLKEHPEKGVYVNGLSQHKVSNVQDLEHVMDVGSKNRSVGATLMNVDSSRSHSMFTIDVEMASPPAAGSGSKKKEHIRAGKLNLVDLAGSERQSKTGSTGERLKEATKINLSLSALGNVISALVDGKSKHIPYRDSKLTRLLQSSLGGNTKTLMVACISPADNNYDETLSTLRYANRAKNIKNKPKINEDPRDALLRQYQEEIAQLKRLLQGEGVEIPATLTGAGGVVAINQVAGAPPLHTLDFEQEREKIRQEYEARISQLTMQYTTEQQNSIQLQEELKNTREAYEQQLADLNDAAMLQVSAAPYQHPLDGPVKPLDKPLQPLDRPVQPLDRPVQPLDRTVQTLEKPVQPLPMDRPPLDGQSQVHERRPSEAASHTTIATSSSVSREASQTSSDEVEALKQRLQELELSLVGGEGATNTALKQELDQRKQKADDRREAMQNTNATLDSDESDEIFLRIFSSVTEELSEKNKCLEREIQRRKTAEEDTKDLQHEFQEEREDLLDIIRKQNKQLKLQEQIIYSVVPCLRRDCNYYYIDKVISESKWDEDTEQWIMPKLTLIKNNLPGGLTPSNSSPTLTKGVVSPSRSPNSAASQTGSDLIRPSVYDSPTEDKSLGRLQGIEESTYFKPKRAAELLSTKDHGKHSATNVGVASNNFSAAVIHKVDGQVISDPNFIRRPNKLESLNVTCTVRPMQDKKEQSIVEKVDKKISSKKRGLQPLGDIQKHPPTL
- the LOC136254249 gene encoding uncharacterized protein, whose protein sequence is MIANVYMFSLMLLWLLGSVPRVISQPQLDRFSPRSGPTTGGTRISAWGSGFQPSSRCSFARLPAASIPSSIVTVHNSTYMTCIQPEISTAFQFLEGSIENLIDFRIVTSNTEQSDEEDFLVFNLTHVSVTNLSPNSGSVLSTDNVVTFTGDGFVNTSELYCFVQELQEPAVFINDQTVSCHLPLFPIASLQYPQLSLNGDVSGIVPPENGSNQFMFFSTAPILERVEFSSSAAQLVLTFDREVEIGTEESSSEIQSFECAMIFNIDTNTLLGVGAMCDWQTSQQRVIIIQLISTSTIMPGDSITLNGASIRTRGVEYSLLSTSSLVIPQPDGPQPVAILESPGIIPPCGSLKLVARNSLYGGGRPLVYQWLISAINTTLDDLVVERNGSDIEIPVDMFEDSVNYTFNVTVTNFLGLQDTDTVQIHKPASSSLVVATIRGSHTRSYPITSDNIVIEGSVDVPTCPSGVDGTTIEYMWSITNSSGNMITLESTATSNSELWIPPLTLVLDMIYTITLSAQLTGRPSTTSNAVIMVTGLHPVITAAINTGHKSSFGSAEDIMLDTSPSLGLLSDQIYQYSWHCGTCGPLSDSFSRSTSSVTLPAGSLLPGNYQFTVTISHISSGLMSTAHTIVEVVSHEVIPSVRVMLPNQWNSLAANDKIVVRASISVPSTATVEWSTVNVQSSGYDHMPIDDTFASTPKTYSAVSRSHVSTLEENVNLSSILITSSVGSEASNEISLTINPSVLRSGVSYRLRLNATTEDGNSSITEVDIMTDSQPTSGRLTITPNTGMPLDTVFTITGVDWTDDYGDPPLLYQFGFRFSSESTTRIYWLTSIRASSQINTILPIAANGGIVLVIRVYDSSAAYVTYEMPFTGIITTNMNYNAVSLVNSVRGQVIENGQVVQGLAGLTAIIASVNEFGTSRFTNEATFRTTAIDFLLTMRSKVAPTKPSLNQILFLMEHVMSGMSFETITQQQVATFLEYIVSQYNSYQEGYTFSTPGFSTDEASAVFVLYGRMLGGSSTRLQQNQIASSYVSILDKLDYGLCRQLGLNEETVLIEESFGSLKLSRYTPAHQLTAACDNDINDMCPFSQQGTVDIDFGTTLFNWYISWQCEAGSSLCSGVCIASAQLRRNIFWTGDPYLPHAKSPSLSLLVINPRDGGIEVVESLADPIQFRFPFTASNSSTQCVFWNVMSDRWSSDGCSTTVEADKILCSCDHLSDFTVLAVCPSGYYGNQCQFTCPTGRYGNECASRCTCSNGDCSPVDGTCDCYPGYTGSTCNAECPEGIYGQDCQQQCRCMNGADCNHVDGSCRCTGGWTGVFCAATCPQGRYGANCGQTCTCRDDAECHHITGACSCQPGYMGDDCRQECANGTYGEGCSRQCSCDEEGTASSTCHHINGPTCVCYPEYTGLLCQTNTVLPSPTPTPTSTSSSFPIALAIIPILILLIIILIIVIIVVHWRWKKHHSGKMKIVPIEEGHSQELVKKPKEGEKSCEDEDDDGITITKTTSLTVIVPAGAKLQDIFTESQPGTLSAFKEPLEMGGKFRWQIIHIKEKNKRDSPANIDMSGSQENLTAEDTDEKELALKQVPYHQGVYTDPDASLRDVRDMFLETGQLESDQLIFQFLDPNSHNRLYSVEEEEVITLDSMELSAGKLPQTLFIKSIPDSKESRLDFCLCGRVAEFECTDCGNRGYCSVDCQQDDWHKHMLICKKQRRKKKQNKKKKKKGPYQLRSPDPTMCVCGAPAEMECSQCGVQGYCSEECQIADWDEHQLYCEAQASSKPATPTNKSIKDEEPPSKAADIKQDGSITSIASVDDKEDTMVDKEDETEDKPDSNEAEKSKEGSTQSLLNDDEV